A single Opisthocomus hoazin isolate bOpiHoa1 chromosome 1, bOpiHoa1.hap1, whole genome shotgun sequence DNA region contains:
- the ADGRG7 gene encoding adhesion G-protein coupled receptor G7 encodes MPSLHWGRILVGITCCVVTVTLWALCIWQLVFRFKTDTTEPVVPPCFCFNGGICRDGVCVCPEEWVGSLCEIVNFCEASTCTVNISESIIKNLTFERIIVGKYGNSKEKCEPDTVNGNASIAIRMCFREGRIPTLELPKILNCNENLDSLASQAETADYGNVSVIASNTQILTSVPDQLTTQNISAAANIAVQILKKPNVSEDSQASVAVMATVSQLLDANKTEFNDDNLVNITSSLTKEMEEFSLTGNITQPNVAIQSAPLKLNSSMILFSAQRGTVLGYYQSTKLEIQENVPGLISDLSIEVQILLNITNNSSPDNGRVGFVLYQNDKLFQSRIYKSRSSFSKQIISGNIGNGRKAAVEIAFSPKYNTLKMQLRDHACVFWDYTVNDWSTAGCAKGRDQFLRCRCNHTTNFAVLMAFQIKYKYAKPLEYISYIGVGLSMAGLVTSILFQIFTRKTRKSSVTWMLVSLCFSMLFFNIIFISGIENQNARNHSSNNTSYYQQYLPYDTVRNTSLTSDLVDPPADSWCTAVAVLLHYFLLATFMWTALNSAQLYLLLLRAMKPLPGYFLVTTSAIGWGIPAVVVAVTLGATYREGKALNYRQEEFCWLAALDQNQNFSVQKPMLWSFLLPVALILLFNIIIFIKISVSVIWKQNKNLTRHKKDSFMKKMIGTISIVVVLGITWTIGYLMLISHEETNLVFSYLFCILNATQGLQICILYTFRSPTFRKKVSEVFPVFWVPEVPLYLHSKTYYVSKSRPEKHLQEAFRSTRNSSENISLSTFPNEWTSPECKARDEHTAGRDGSPQADGCPPGAGPLLLTSGTRHSPFVFWHKRFCPKPCLPGRHRLNTRPHWGGGREERGNNRGEGRAEEAAAAPTQRHTAPPRTNASRSRCASAGPRRGAGGGTPGGACALRRGPGWPPECACGRLAQARQLQPSRRPLLSPATYGRRRPCRGSDGAGGLHRRDRGEARVRERGCSPLPQRCSRGEPVPPV; translated from the exons TTAATTTCTGTGAAGCCAGTACTTGCACAGTGAACATTTCTGAAAGCATTATAAAAAACCTTACTTTTGAACGGATCATAGTAGGTAAATACGGCAACTCCAAAGAAAAATGCGAACCTGATACTGTGAACG GTAATGCTTCAATAGCAATCCGGATGTGCTTCAGAGAAGGGAGAATTCCTACTTTAGAGCTCCCCAAAATTCTGAATTGTAATGAAAATCTTGACTCCCTAGCATCACAG GCTGAAACTGCGGACTACGGCAATGTTTCAGTTATTGCAAGTAACACTCAAATCCTCACCTCCGTGCCAGACCAACTGACCACACAGAacatctctgctgctgcaaacattgcagtgcaGATTCTGAAAAAGCCAAATGTTTCCGAAGACTCTCAG GCATCTGTGGCAGTAATGGCTACCGTGAGTCAACTCTTGGATGCCAACAAAACAGAATTCAACGATGATAACCTTGTCAATATTACATCAAG CCTcacaaaagaaatggaagaattttCTTTGACTGGCAACATCACACAGCCCAACGTTGCAATACAGTCTGCCCCATTGAAATTAAACTcctctatgattctattttcgGCACAGAGAG GTACAGTGCTGGGATATTATCAGTCAACGAAActagaaatacaggaaaatgtcCCTGGGCTTATTAGTGACCTCAGTATTGAAGTTCAGATACTGCTCAACATTACAAATAACA GTTCACCAGACAACGGAAGAGTTGGGTTTGTATTGTATCAGAATGACAAACTCTTCCAGTCAAGGATTTATAAAAGTCGCAGTAGTTTCTCTAAACAAATAATTTCTGGCAACATTGGTAATGGAAGAAAGGCTGCCGTTGAAATAGCCTTCAGTCCCAAG TACAACACCTTGAAAATGCAGCTGCGTGATCATGCCTGCGTCTTTTGGGACTATACTGTCAATGACTGGAGCACCGCCGGCTGTGCAAAAGGAAGAGACCAGTTCTTGAGATGCAGGTGTAATCACACTACTAATTTTGCTGTCCTGATG GCCTTTCAGATCAAATATAAATATGCAAAGCCTTTGGAGTATATTTCTTATATTGGTGTTGGATTGTCCATGGCTGGTCTGGTCACTAGCATTTTGTTTCAAATATTCACCAG GAAAACTCGAAAGTCGTCTGTAACATGGATGTTAGTGAGTCTCTGTTTCTCCATGCTGTTTTTTAACATCATCTTCATCTCTGGAATTGAAAACCAAAATGCTAGGAATCACAGCAGCAATAACACCAGCTACTACCAGCAATACCTTCCTTATGATACTGTCCGTAACACCTCACTCACATCAGACCTGGTAGATCCTCCTGCAGACTCCTGGTGTACAGCTGTGGCTGTCCTACTGCACTACTTTTTGTTGGCGACATTTATGTGGACAGCACTCAATTCCGCACAGTTGTACTTACTGCTGCTCAGAGCCATGAAGCCCCTGCCTGGATACTTCCTAGTAACCACGTCAGCAATCGGATGGG GAATCCCCGCTGTAGTAGTTGCAGTAACACTTGGAGCTActtacagagaaggaaaagctttAAACTACCGACAGGAAGAATT TTGCTGGCTTGCAGCACTGGATCAAAATCAGAATTTCAGTGTGCAAAAGCCCATGCTGTGGTCATTCCTCTTGCCAGTAGCACTCATACTCCTGTTTAACATCATCATCTTTATCAAGATCAGCGTCTCTGTGATATGGAAGCAGAACAAGAATTTGACAAG GCACAAAAAGGATTCATTTATGAAAAAGATGATTGGCACTATTTCTATAGTGGTAGTGCTCGGAATCACCTGGACGATAGGCTACCTCATGTTAATAAGTCATGAAGAAACAAATCTTGTTTTCAGCTACCTGTTCTGCATTTTGAACGCTACTCAG GGACTTCAGATTTGTATTCTGTACACTTTTAGATCACCAACCTTCCGGAAAAAAGTTTCTGAAGTGTTTCCTGTTTTCTGGGTGCCAGAGGTACCACTGTATCTGCATTCAAAAACTTACTACGTTTCAAAATCACGGCCTGAAAAACATTTGCAGGAAGCTTTCAGGTCAACCAGGAATTCTTCAGAGAACATTTCCTTGTCTACCTTCCCTAACGA GTGGACAAGCCCGGAATGCAAAGCGCGGGACGAACACACAGCAGGGAGGGACGGGTCTCCTCAGGCCGACGGCTGtccgccgggagcggggccgttACTCCTCACCTCAGGGACACGCCATTCGCCCTTCGTGTTCTGGCACAAGAGGTTCTGCCCCAAACCCTGCCTACCTGGCAGACACCGGCTAAACACCCGCCCCCACTGGGGCGGTGGCAGGGAAGAGCGCGGTAACAACCGCGGGGAGGGCCGAGCCGAGGAGGCCGCCGCAGCGCCAACGCAGCGCCACACCGCCCCTCCCCGCACCAACGCCAGCCGCTCGCGCTGCGCGTCGGCGGGCCCTCGGCGTGGCGCGGGCGGGGGGACCCCCGGTGGAGCATGCGCGCTGCGGCGCGGGCCGGGCTGGCCGCCGGAGTGCGCATGCGGGCGGCTCGCGCAGGCCCGGCAGTTGCAGCCGTCGCGCCGGCCCCTTCTCTCCCCTGCCACGTACGGACGGCGGCGGCCGTGCCGGGGCTCGGACGGGGCGGGGGGCCTCCACCGGCGGGACCGCGGAGAAGCCAGAGTAAGAGAGCGGGGCTGCTCGCCTCTCCCCCAGCGCTGTTCCCGGGGGGAGCCGGTGCCGCCTGTGTGa